The proteins below are encoded in one region of Segatella copri:
- a CDS encoding metal ABC transporter ATP-binding protein: MTPIIKIEHLSAGYEGKEVLHDINLTVCKDDYLGIIGPNGGGKTTLMRLILGLMKPTDGSIRFYKDGEEVREISMGYLPQYNHLDKQFPISVYEVVLSGLSKTKSLFSRYTQAQHQQVLDCLEQMQLTELKDRHIAALSGGQLQRVLLARAIVSKPDVVILDEPNTYIDRRFQKQMYEMLEQINRECAIIIVSHDVAEVLNNVKHIACVNHHLHYHDTADMPREKLEEHFLNV; the protein is encoded by the coding sequence ATGACTCCAATCATAAAAATCGAGCATCTTTCTGCTGGCTATGAAGGCAAGGAGGTGCTCCACGACATCAACCTCACCGTCTGCAAAGACGATTATCTTGGCATTATCGGTCCCAATGGTGGTGGCAAGACAACCCTCATGCGCCTCATCCTGGGACTGATGAAACCCACAGACGGCAGCATCCGCTTTTATAAAGACGGGGAGGAAGTAAGGGAAATCAGTATGGGATATCTGCCCCAATACAACCATCTCGACAAACAGTTCCCTATCTCCGTCTATGAAGTGGTACTCTCAGGACTCAGCAAGACCAAAAGTCTCTTTTCGAGATACACCCAGGCACAGCACCAGCAGGTACTCGACTGTCTGGAACAGATGCAGCTCACAGAGTTGAAAGACCGCCATATCGCAGCCTTGAGCGGCGGACAACTGCAGCGAGTACTCCTCGCCCGCGCCATTGTTTCCAAACCCGATGTAGTGATACTGGATGAGCCCAACACCTACATCGACCGCCGTTTCCAGAAGCAGATGTACGAGATGCTGGAACAGATCAACCGGGAATGCGCCATTATCATCGTAAGCCATGATGTAGCCGAAGTGCTCAATAACGTAAAGCACATCGCCTGCGTAAATCATCATCTCCACTACCACGATACGGCAGATATGCCGAGAGAGAAACTGGAAGAGCATTTCTTAAATGTATAG
- a CDS encoding metal ABC transporter solute-binding protein, Zn/Mn family → MAESNAKPTVTVTIPPYQYFVDKIAEDKVDVNVMVSNGNNPETYEPYAQQMMELSRSALYLKVGSIGFEQTWMKKLQDNAPDMKVIDTSTGITPAKTPGGNTDPHVWMSCSNARIIASNILKALCELEPKNKAFFEKNYQSLLSIIDKRDSIIRKSFKDNPEMVRKFVIYHPILTYFARDYQLEQLAIEEEGREPSAAQLKSLIERARKEKIKYCLIQAEFANRNTNTFIKESQTKPMDINPLQGDWNWAMQEAAAAVQGKKIVVGK, encoded by the coding sequence ATGGCTGAAAGTAATGCCAAGCCTACTGTAACCGTTACCATCCCTCCCTACCAATATTTCGTAGATAAGATTGCCGAAGACAAGGTAGATGTCAACGTAATGGTATCGAATGGTAACAATCCAGAGACTTACGAGCCATACGCCCAGCAGATGATGGAACTCTCCAGGAGTGCCCTCTATCTGAAAGTGGGAAGCATCGGTTTCGAACAGACCTGGATGAAGAAACTGCAGGACAACGCTCCTGACATGAAGGTGATAGATACCTCCACAGGCATCACGCCCGCCAAGACACCAGGCGGCAATACCGACCCGCATGTATGGATGAGTTGCAGCAACGCCCGCATCATAGCCAGCAACATCCTCAAGGCGCTCTGCGAACTGGAGCCGAAGAACAAGGCGTTCTTCGAGAAGAACTACCAGTCGCTGCTCAGCATCATCGACAAGCGAGACAGCATCATCAGAAAGAGTTTCAAGGATAATCCGGAGATGGTTCGCAAGTTCGTCATCTATCACCCTATCCTCACCTACTTTGCCCGTGATTACCAGCTGGAGCAACTTGCCATAGAGGAAGAAGGCAGGGAGCCGAGTGCTGCCCAGCTGAAGAGCCTCATCGAGAGAGCAAGAAAAGAGAAGATCAAATATTGCCTCATACAAGCAGAGTTTGCCAACCGCAACACCAATACTTTCATCAAGGAAAGCCAGACCAAGCCAATGGATATCAATCCATTGCAGGGAGACTGGAACTGGGCGATGCAGGAAGCGGCAGCAGCGGTACAAGGCAAGAAAATCGTTGTTGGGAAGTAA
- a CDS encoding YqaA family protein — protein sequence MSWIISFLIDWGYWGMLAAAFLAGSFFPFSSEAVMAGLQAAGLEPLPLVIYGSIGNVLGSMFNYGVGRMGKMEWIEKYLHVKKKSLDKAERFMAGRGAWMGFFAFLPLLGSAITIVLGLTRANIPISILSITIGKVLRYVLLVYGLSFIV from the coding sequence ATGAGTTGGATTATCAGTTTCTTAATCGACTGGGGCTATTGGGGCATGCTTGCTGCAGCTTTTCTGGCAGGTTCTTTCTTCCCATTCAGCAGCGAGGCAGTAATGGCAGGCTTGCAGGCAGCTGGACTAGAGCCTCTCCCCCTCGTTATCTACGGTAGCATCGGCAATGTGCTTGGTTCCATGTTCAACTACGGTGTGGGCAGAATGGGTAAGATGGAATGGATAGAGAAATACCTGCATGTGAAGAAAAAAAGTCTGGATAAGGCTGAACGTTTCATGGCAGGCAGAGGCGCCTGGATGGGATTCTTCGCCTTTCTCCCACTATTGGGAAGTGCCATCACCATCGTTTTAGGCTTGACAAGAGCCAATATTCCGATTTCGATACTCAGTATCACCATCGGAAAAGTACTAAGATATGTTTTATTGGTCTATGGACTGAGTTTTATCGTTTAA